The Mycolicibacterium cosmeticum DNA window ACTTGCGGCGCTTCCGGAAACCTATGCAACAGCGTGGACATGCCTGTTCCGCAACCTCGAACTCGAGTCGGGTCAACGAATCCTGATTCGTGGAGCGACGTCGTCTTTCGGCCAAGCCGCGCTGAAGTTGGCGGTCAACGCCGGAGCCCACGTCATCGCCACCACTCGCAAAGCGGAACAATTCGGCGTCCTGACCGGACTAGGGGCCGAGCGTGGAGAGCTCGAGAGCCCGGACCTGGCCGCGCGGCTGCCGGAAGCGAAATCCGTCGACGCCGTGCTCGATCTGGTCGGCAACAGCACCATTCTCGATTCGCTGGACCTGTTGCGCCGTGGTGGGCGCGCCTGCCTCGCCGGCTGGCTGGGAGGCCTGGCACCCATTCCGGATTTCAATCCGCTGGCCAGGATGGCGAGCGGAGTGCACCTGACGTTCTTTGGCAGTTTCGTCTTCGGGTCACCTGGTTTCCCTGTCTCGGATGTGCCCCTGAGCGACATCGCCTCCCAAGTGCAAGCCGGCGAACTGGAGGCGGCACCCGCACGGGTGTTCTCGTTCGACGAGATCAAGGAAGCTCACCGTCTGATGGAGTCCGGGGCTGCCAACGGCAAGATGGTCGTGGTCCTGGATTGAAGGTGGCCTCGCCCAGACGATCCGGCTTCCCGGTGACGGTCCCTTCCGGCAGATGCTCAGATGCCAGGTCATTGCTCTCAGCCGACATCTCCGGCATGCGCGGCCAGGAATCGCGAGATGAGCGGTACCACTTTGTCCAAAGCTGATTCGAGGAGGAAATGCCCGCCCTCGAGCAGGTGCACTTCGGCGCTTGGCAGGTCGGCTGTGAAGGCTTGCGCTCCCGCCGGCCCAAAGATCGGGTCGCCACTGCCCCATACGGCAAGAAGCGGCACATTGCTCTGGCGGAAGTAGGCCTGTACGTCTGGGTAGAGCGGACGATTGGTTTCGTAATCGGCGAACAGCGCCAGCTGGATGGCGTCGTTACCCGGCCTGGATAGTAAGGCGAAATCATGCGCCCAGGAGTCTGGATCTACCAGGGTTTCGTCCGCTACGCCGGTCACGTACTGCCACCGCGTGGCGTCGAGAGACAAGAAGTCCCGCAACGGCGCTGCGGTCTCGGGGCACGGATCGCCGTGATAGGCCCATATCGGCTTCCAGAATTCTTCGACGAAACCGGCATCGTAGGCGTTGCCGTTCTGGCTGATGATCGCCGTGATCGCCGCCGGGTTCGCCAGCGCCAATCTCCAGCCGATGGGTGCTCCGTAGTCTTGAACGTACATCGCGTACCGGTCGACGTTCAGGGCTTGCAGTAGTCCGGCGGTCAGTCGCGTCAACGTGTCAAAGGTGTAGTTGAAATCGTCGGCGGTCGGTGCATCCGACAGACCGAAGCCGAGATGGTCGGGGGCAATGACGTGATAGTCGTTGGCCAGAGCCGGAATCAGATGCCGAAACATGTATGAGCTGGTGGGAAACCCGTGCAACAGGATGACGGCGGGAGCATGCGCATCGCCGGCCTCGCGGTAGAAAAGGCGATGACCTTCAACGGTCGCGAAACGGTGATGGACCACAGCCATGCCCGAGCCTCCTCGATATCTGACCCAACTGTATGGGTTGTTCCACCCATTATTGTCACGCAGGATGCATCGGCGCTAGCGAATGGGACCGAATAAAAGCGCACATTGCGGACCGCATGCGTACGTCGAAGGTCACCTGCATAGTGGGTTGCATCCCCCATCCAGAGATGACTGAGGGTCGACAGCGCACCTGAACGCGCCGCGCATGGCCGGCCCCGAGTTCGAGTTCCTACGGATACCGATCCGTCACGATGCGATTACTAATTGACGGCGGGGCGCTGTGGGATCGCTGGGATGTCGGTGCCTGCTTCTACCGTGGGCTCGTCGGAGCTTGAGAGAAGTAGGGAGTGATGTCGGTCCGTCGAGTGTGCGTCGTGGTGACGCTCGCGTTGGTGGCATGTCTGGGTAATGCGGCGACGGCCGGCGCCGCGGGCCAGCCGTTGAACGGCCGCTACCAAGTGGTCAGCTACGCCTCGCAGAAGAACGGCACCAGCATCGCCGCGCGCCAGGCCGAGCCGGATTTCGGTGCGGTCTACACGTTTTCGACGGCGTGCGGCAGCGTATGCGTGGCGACGGTGATCGACGGGCCGGCACCGTCGAACCCGACCATCCCGCAACCTCAGCGGTACAAGTGGGATGGCGCCAAGTGGACTTTCACCTATGACTGGCAGTGGGAGTGTTACACCGGCGAGCAGTACCCGCGGGTGTACAGCCCGGCGACGTCGTGGGTGTCCTACACACCGCAGCCCGACGGATCGCTGCGCGGCAGCTGGTACACCGACATCCTCAGCGACGCGTGCCGTGGCAACGTGTTGATGCCGGTCGCCGCGTTCCCGGTCCCTTAGCTTTCGAACAGGCCCTGCGCCAGCGGCGTCGGGGAGCCGAAGCGGTGCGCGGTTACCGCGACCGCTTGCTCGTGCACGAAGGTCAGCAGCTCGATCCGGCCGGCCTCGACAACCGGCTGGGCGTACAGCGCGATGTCGACCCGGCCCGCGCTGTCGCGGGCGAACTGCGCTCGGTCGCCACCGAGCAGCCGCACCCGCTCAGGGGCGTTGTCGCGCAACAGCTTCTGCCAGGCCGCCGCATCGTCGACCCGGTAGGTGACACCCGTGACGCGCAGCGCCTCGGCCACCGCCGGGGTAAGCGGCTCCGGACTGGAGACGGTCAGCGCGGCGCCGGCCAGAATCCCGGCGCCCACGACGCGCAGCAGGGCCGCGGTGTCGCCGTCGGTCACGCGCACGGTGACGGGCACCGGAAGGTACCGCAGCACGTTCAGCTCCACCTGCAAGGCGGACACGTCGCGCGCGACGCCGAATTCCTCGGCCCAGGCGAGCGCATCGGAGGCGAAGGCGCGCTCCAGGAACGCGCGCTCATCGGGCGCCAGACCTGCTGCGGCCGAGAGCAATCGGGATACGGCCGGTGCGGGGCCGGCACCTCGGGTGGCTCGGGCCGGCCGCCAATCGGACAACCCGATCAGGTAATTGGGCCCACCGGCCTTCGTGCCGGCGCCGACGGCCGACTTCTTCCAGCCGCCGAACGGCTGACGGCGCACGATCGCCCCCACGGTCGAGCGATTCACGTAGGCGTTGCCGGCCTGCACCTGGTCGATCCAGCGTTCGATCTCGTCGCGGTCCAGGCTGTGCAGTCCCGCCGTGAGCCCATAATCCACCTGATTCTGGATCGCGATCGCCTGATCGAGATCGTCGGCCGCGATGAGACCCAGTACCGGGCCGAAGTATTCGGTGAGGTGGAACTCCGAGCCGGGGCGCACGCCGGTCTTCACCCCCGGGGACCAGAGCCGACCGGTTTCGTCGAGGCGGCGGGGTGCCACCAACCACTGCTCCCCCGGAGCCAGCTGGGTGAGCGCCCGCAGCAACTTGCCGTCCGCGGGCTCGATGACCGGCCCCATCTGCACGGTGGGATCCGTCGGATAGCCGACCTTCAGCGAGGTGACGGCATCGATCAGCTGGTCCCGGAACCGCGCCGACCGAGCGACCGATCCCACCAGGATGCCCAACGAGGCCGCCGAACACTTCTGCCCGGCATGCCCGAAGGCCGAGGACACCAGGTCCTTGACCGCGAGATCGAGATCGGCGTGCGGGGTGATCACGATGGCGTTCTTGCCGCTGGTCTCGGCCAGCAGCGGCAGATCCGGGCGGAAGCTGCGGAACAACTCCGCCGTGTCGAAGGCCCCGGTCAGGATCAGCCGGCCGACCCGCTCGTCGGACACCA harbors:
- a CDS encoding Rv2253 family sensor-like surface protein, translating into MSVRRVCVVVTLALVACLGNAATAGAAGQPLNGRYQVVSYASQKNGTSIAARQAEPDFGAVYTFSTACGSVCVATVIDGPAPSNPTIPQPQRYKWDGAKWTFTYDWQWECYTGEQYPRVYSPATSWVSYTPQPDGSLRGSWYTDILSDACRGNVLMPVAAFPVP
- a CDS encoding alpha/beta fold hydrolase; protein product: MAVVHHRFATVEGHRLFYREAGDAHAPAVILLHGFPTSSYMFRHLIPALANDYHVIAPDHLGFGLSDAPTADDFNYTFDTLTRLTAGLLQALNVDRYAMYVQDYGAPIGWRLALANPAAITAIISQNGNAYDAGFVEEFWKPIWAYHGDPCPETAAPLRDFLSLDATRWQYVTGVADETLVDPDSWAHDFALLSRPGNDAIQLALFADYETNRPLYPDVQAYFRQSNVPLLAVWGSGDPIFGPAGAQAFTADLPSAEVHLLEGGHFLLESALDKVVPLISRFLAAHAGDVG
- a CDS encoding zinc-binding alcohol dehydrogenase family protein produces the protein MRAIVLDGFGGLDKLVHTEIPKPLPKHGEVVIAVKGFGINHAEMHMRRGEWAEAAEVSGIECVGVVDSCPDGTFDVGDRVAALMGGLGRTINGSYAEYTRVRTANVARIDVDLPWAQLAALPETYATAWTCLFRNLELESGQRILIRGATSSFGQAALKLAVNAGAHVIATTRKAEQFGVLTGLGAERGELESPDLAARLPEAKSVDAVLDLVGNSTILDSLDLLRRGGRACLAGWLGGLAPIPDFNPLARMASGVHLTFFGSFVFGSPGFPVSDVPLSDIASQVQAGELEAAPARVFSFDEIKEAHRLMESGAANGKMVVVLD